From Nonlabens sp. Ci31, the proteins below share one genomic window:
- a CDS encoding cytochrome c oxidase subunit 3, translating into MDSTVVSTGTEEDKWGGGTKPLNVSYGKMMMWFFILSDALTFTGFLAAYGFSRFKFIEEWPLADEVFNHFPFLHGTDAPMFYVALMTFILIGSSVTMVLAVDAGHQMKQKKVAFYMLLTVIGGMIFVGSQAWEWKNFISGEYGAVTTKGGKILQFLDVETGKRVALEDFAEVGPRDAAPYGNSQGVWFESSGEYNATYTFEEVKKGFEANPNVTIRTQQLILNEETGGSEKLVLSRADALVKLNKDGVGVVEGANLTENEYGAPLFADFFFFITGFHGFHVFSGVMFNLLVFFNVLLGTYERRGSYEMVEKVGLYWHFVDLVWVFVFTFFYLV; encoded by the coding sequence ATGGATTCAACAGTAGTATCTACGGGTACCGAAGAAGACAAATGGGGTGGAGGCACGAAGCCACTCAATGTCAGTTATGGAAAAATGATGATGTGGTTTTTCATCCTTTCGGATGCTCTTACCTTCACAGGTTTTCTGGCTGCTTACGGTTTTTCGAGATTTAAATTTATTGAAGAATGGCCTCTTGCAGATGAGGTGTTCAATCACTTCCCATTCCTACATGGGACTGACGCACCTATGTTCTACGTAGCGCTGATGACCTTTATACTTATAGGATCTTCTGTTACTATGGTGCTTGCCGTAGACGCAGGGCACCAAATGAAACAAAAAAAGGTGGCTTTTTACATGCTGCTTACCGTTATCGGCGGTATGATATTCGTGGGCTCACAAGCCTGGGAGTGGAAAAATTTTATTTCTGGTGAATACGGTGCAGTAACAACTAAAGGAGGAAAAATCCTTCAGTTTTTAGATGTTGAAACTGGTAAAAGAGTAGCACTTGAAGACTTTGCAGAAGTAGGTCCAAGAGATGCAGCGCCTTACGGCAACAGTCAAGGAGTCTGGTTTGAATCTTCTGGTGAATACAACGCTACCTATACTTTTGAAGAAGTTAAGAAGGGCTTTGAAGCAAACCCTAATGTGACCATTAGAACGCAACAGTTGATCTTAAACGAAGAAACTGGTGGAAGTGAAAAGCTTGTTCTATCTAGAGCAGATGCTTTAGTAAAACTTAATAAAGATGGCGTAGGTGTTGTAGAAGGAGCAAACCTCACAGAAAATGAATACGGAGCGCCGCTTTTTGCAGATTTCTTTTTCTTTATTACAGGTTTTCACGGTTTTCACGTTTTCTCAGGTGTGATGTTTAACTTACTTGTTTTCTTCAATGTTCTTTTAGGAACATATGAAAGAAGAGGTAGTTATGAAATGGTAGAGAAAGTAGGTCTTTATTGGCACTTTGTAGATTTAGTTTGGGTATTTGTATTTACATTCTTTTACCTCGTATAA
- a CDS encoding heme-copper oxidase subunit III, with the protein MTDITQLPIKEKIARSKKQMMWFAIMSLMMMFAGLTSAYIISSSRRDWVEVNLPTEFYYSTGVILLSSLTLFLAKKSLKSNNLSGASLLTFLTFLLGTTFVVMQFMAFGSLTDAGIFFTGKGSSVAGSFIYIMVMAHLAHILAGLISLTIISFKAVTKKYSKDNMLGFELGATFWHFVDVLWIFLLLFLVFAKDIF; encoded by the coding sequence ATGACAGATATAACGCAATTACCTATCAAGGAAAAAATCGCAAGATCTAAAAAACAGATGATGTGGTTTGCGATCATGAGTTTAATGATGATGTTTGCCGGCTTAACAAGTGCTTACATTATCAGTAGCAGCCGCAGAGATTGGGTAGAAGTTAACCTTCCTACAGAGTTTTATTACAGCACAGGAGTAATTTTGTTGAGTTCGCTGACTCTTTTTCTCGCAAAGAAAAGTTTAAAAAGCAACAACCTTTCAGGAGCTTCGTTATTAACTTTTCTGACCTTTTTATTGGGAACCACCTTTGTAGTGATGCAATTTATGGCTTTTGGTTCTTTAACTGACGCAGGTATTTTCTTTACAGGAAAGGGAAGTAGCGTAGCAGGTTCTTTTATCTACATAATGGTGATGGCTCATTTGGCGCACATCTTAGCTGGACTTATCTCGTTGACAATCATTTCTTTTAAGGCCGTTACAAAAAAATATTCTAAAGATAATATGTTAGGTTTTGAACTGGGAGCTACTTTCTGGCATTTTGTAGATGTGTTATGGATTTTTCTTCTTCTGTTTTTAGTTTTTGCTAAAGATATTTTTTAA
- the cyoE gene encoding heme o synthase, with amino-acid sequence MTEVTTLEKSPSVFKNYIEITKPRLSVVVVFSSAAGYFLGATTYDWWTVLLLCVGGYFLVGSSNVFNQIIEKDLDALMKRTQNRPLPTGRVSVQNAWIYGLLMALSGIYMLYLINFATAFFGALSILLYAAVYTPLKTRTPLCVFVGAFPGAIPYMLGWVAASGNFGIEPGTLFMLQFFWQFPHFWAIGWMLEDDYKAGGFKMLPTGSADKGTAIQIILYTIWTVMVSLVPVFGVTGDLYITVWSAVLVGLLGAWFLYYAVKLFKERSNAVAKKLMLVSVSYITLIQIIYVVDKFLR; translated from the coding sequence TTGACTGAAGTAACTACATTAGAAAAATCACCCAGTGTATTTAAAAACTACATCGAGATAACCAAACCAAGATTGTCTGTTGTTGTTGTTTTTTCATCTGCTGCAGGTTACTTTTTAGGCGCCACGACTTATGACTGGTGGACTGTTTTATTGCTTTGTGTAGGAGGTTATTTTCTAGTAGGATCTTCCAACGTTTTTAATCAGATCATTGAAAAAGATCTGGACGCCTTGATGAAACGCACTCAAAATAGACCTCTACCTACAGGAAGAGTATCTGTACAAAACGCATGGATTTATGGACTGCTCATGGCATTGAGCGGTATTTACATGTTGTATCTGATCAATTTTGCAACAGCATTTTTTGGGGCATTGAGTATTTTACTTTACGCGGCAGTTTATACGCCTTTAAAGACCAGAACGCCTTTGTGTGTTTTTGTAGGAGCCTTTCCAGGAGCGATTCCTTATATGTTGGGTTGGGTTGCTGCTAGCGGTAACTTTGGTATTGAGCCAGGAACCTTATTTATGCTGCAGTTTTTCTGGCAATTTCCTCACTTCTGGGCGATAGGATGGATGCTAGAAGACGACTATAAAGCAGGAGGGTTTAAAATGCTTCCTACAGGCTCGGCAGATAAAGGGACGGCGATACAAATTATTTTGTATACCATCTGGACGGTCATGGTTTCTCTAGTGCCGGTATTTGGTGTAACAGGAGATTTGTATATCACTGTTTGGAGTGCTGTACTAGTTGGCTTACTTGGGGCCTGGTTCCTTTATTATGCGGTAAAGCTCTTTAAGGAGCGCAGCAATGCTGTAGCTAAAAAATTAATGTTGGTTAGTGTGAGCTACATCACACTCATCCAAATCATATACGTAGTAGATAAATTTTTAAGATAA
- a CDS encoding leucine--tRNA ligase — MLLYDHKAIEAKWQKHWAIHKTFKAINNSDKPKFYALDMFPYPSGAGLHVGHPLGYIASDIVSRYKRHTGFNVLHPMGYDSFGLPAEQYAIQTGQHPAETTRTNIEGGIDKSGNKIAGYRRQMDRIGFSFDWDREVRTSSPDYYKYTQEIFILLFDSWYDKDADKARLISELESRFRESGTNNINAATDEDLREFTAAEWHAFTDKEQQELLLDYRLTFLANTEVNWCPALGTVLANDEIVNGVSERGGHPVVRKKMRQWMMRISAFAERLLNDLDGLDWSESIKEIQRNWIGRSVGAMVDFKLEAEHNPSFSLLKRTEERLKISVFTTRPDTIYGVTFMTLAPEHELVDVITTPAQKQAIETYKKATAARSERERMADVKTISGVFTGAYATHPLSGEVVPVWIGDYVLAGYGTGAVMAVPCGDERDHAFANYFAGQEGMPVIKNIFDGIDIAEEAYTPKDKTPICNSDFLNGMSYTSGAMAAAIEKLEEIGAGKGKTNYRLRDAVFSRQRYWGEPFPVYYKDGLPQMIDRKHLPIVLPEVDEYLPTEDGAPPLGRAQKWFWDEKNNCVVANPSLTLPEGKGISEKTSFSEGRSKVLPSGKDLRRESNAAPRYFTAKPEIASTLLQLAQEMRKNPTEAEAVLWKELKGKKTGFKFRQQHPIDEFIPDFVCLSRKLIVELDGKYHDFQVDKDDQRTLKLEQKFGYKVIRFTNEEVINDTKGVVLKISEVIKQRPEFFKNEDEVLPSGKDLGWDQHIFPLELNTMPGWAGSSWYMFRYMDANNENEMFSKEAQEYWENVDLYIGGSEHATGHLLYSRFWVKLLHDLGKVTVKEPFKKMINQGMILGVGNFVVQLSLARIAFTSKSAYDSDQLDYFETLAVKLPKIFISYKKFADTNFYVPTIEELINDYDFQELSSFISEINEDLIHPSLLTLTNNEVRVDVSVVDDFELNKGDFSNKYPEFQNALFIDEKNGTFRVSGEVEKMSKSKYNVVSPDDICNQYGADTLRLYEMFLGPLEQAKPWNTAGITGVYGFIKKLWKLYHNDAGFSVSDDKASPGSRKTLHKAIKKTQEDIENFSFNTSVSSFMIAVNELTTQKCNSREVLEPLAILVSPYAPHIAEELWSLLGHKESISEAPFPIFDEKYLVESSKTYPISFNGKMKFTLDLPVAISKDELEKLVLANEKVQEQLEGKTMIKSIVVPGKIVNFVIKPN; from the coding sequence ATGTTACTCTACGATCACAAAGCAATAGAAGCAAAATGGCAAAAGCATTGGGCGATTCATAAGACATTTAAAGCAATCAATAATTCAGATAAGCCTAAATTTTATGCACTTGATATGTTTCCTTACCCTAGTGGTGCTGGGTTACATGTGGGTCATCCATTGGGTTATATCGCTAGTGATATCGTGTCCAGGTACAAGCGTCATACTGGTTTTAATGTCTTGCATCCCATGGGTTATGACAGTTTTGGGTTGCCTGCAGAGCAGTATGCAATTCAAACCGGTCAACATCCTGCCGAAACCACAAGAACTAACATTGAAGGAGGAATAGATAAATCTGGAAATAAGATCGCTGGTTACCGCCGTCAGATGGACCGCATTGGTTTTAGCTTTGATTGGGATCGAGAAGTAAGAACTTCGTCGCCAGATTATTATAAATACACTCAGGAGATTTTTATCTTGCTTTTTGACAGTTGGTATGATAAAGACGCCGATAAAGCTAGGTTGATAAGTGAGTTGGAATCTCGCTTTCGCGAAAGCGGAACCAACAACATTAACGCTGCTACAGACGAGGATTTGAGAGAGTTCACAGCTGCAGAGTGGCATGCGTTTACGGATAAAGAGCAACAAGAGCTATTACTCGATTACCGATTAACTTTTCTTGCCAATACAGAAGTCAACTGGTGTCCAGCACTGGGAACCGTACTGGCAAATGACGAAATTGTCAATGGTGTTTCTGAACGTGGCGGGCATCCTGTGGTGCGCAAAAAAATGCGACAGTGGATGATGCGCATCAGTGCCTTTGCAGAACGTTTATTGAACGATCTAGACGGACTGGACTGGTCAGAATCCATTAAAGAAATACAACGCAACTGGATAGGTAGATCTGTCGGTGCAATGGTTGACTTCAAGTTAGAAGCTGAGCACAATCCGTCTTTCTCTCTTTTGAAGAGGACCGAGGAGAGGCTAAAAATTTCCGTTTTCACCACCCGACCAGATACCATATATGGAGTAACCTTTATGACACTAGCACCAGAACATGAACTAGTGGATGTTATTACAACACCTGCACAAAAACAGGCGATAGAAACTTATAAAAAAGCAACAGCAGCACGTTCAGAAAGAGAACGCATGGCAGATGTGAAGACCATAAGTGGTGTATTTACCGGTGCTTATGCAACCCACCCATTAAGTGGAGAGGTGGTACCCGTCTGGATAGGAGATTACGTACTGGCAGGTTATGGAACTGGAGCAGTAATGGCGGTTCCCTGTGGAGATGAGCGCGACCATGCGTTTGCCAACTATTTTGCTGGTCAAGAAGGAATGCCTGTGATCAAAAATATTTTTGACGGTATAGATATTGCCGAAGAAGCCTACACACCTAAAGATAAAACACCTATTTGTAACAGTGATTTCTTAAACGGAATGAGTTATACATCTGGGGCCATGGCTGCGGCGATTGAAAAATTGGAAGAAATAGGGGCTGGAAAAGGCAAGACCAATTACCGATTGCGCGACGCCGTATTCTCTAGACAGCGGTATTGGGGCGAGCCTTTCCCAGTGTATTATAAAGACGGATTACCACAAATGATAGACCGCAAGCACTTGCCTATTGTTTTACCAGAAGTGGATGAATATTTACCAACGGAAGATGGAGCGCCGCCCTTGGGTCGTGCACAAAAATGGTTTTGGGATGAGAAGAATAATTGTGTGGTAGCCAACCCATCCCTAACCCTTCCCGAAGGGAAGGGAATTTCAGAAAAAACAAGTTTTTCTGAAGGCAGAAGCAAAGTCCTTCCCTCAGGTAAGGATTTAAGAAGGGAGAGCAATGCAGCTCCACGTTATTTTACGGCAAAACCAGAAATCGCATCCACTTTATTACAGCTTGCACAAGAAATGCGTAAAAATCCAACCGAAGCAGAAGCTGTGCTTTGGAAAGAGTTAAAAGGTAAAAAGACAGGTTTTAAATTTAGACAACAGCATCCTATTGATGAATTTATTCCAGATTTTGTATGTCTTTCACGTAAGTTGATTGTTGAGCTGGATGGTAAGTATCACGATTTTCAAGTCGATAAAGATGACCAACGAACTTTAAAATTGGAGCAAAAATTTGGATATAAAGTCATCAGATTTACAAATGAAGAGGTAATAAATGACACAAAAGGTGTTGTTTTGAAAATCTCAGAAGTAATAAAACAAAGACCAGAGTTCTTTAAAAATGAAGATGAAGTCCTTCCCTCAGGGAAGGATTTAGGATGGGATCAACATATATTCCCACTAGAACTCAACACCATGCCCGGCTGGGCAGGAAGTTCTTGGTACATGTTTAGGTACATGGATGCAAACAATGAAAACGAGATGTTTTCAAAAGAAGCACAAGAATACTGGGAAAACGTAGATCTATATATAGGAGGAAGCGAGCACGCGACCGGACACTTGTTGTACAGCAGGTTTTGGGTAAAGTTGCTGCATGACCTAGGAAAAGTTACGGTAAAAGAGCCGTTTAAAAAGATGATCAATCAAGGGATGATCCTTGGTGTAGGTAATTTTGTGGTTCAACTAAGTTTAGCTCGTATAGCCTTTACTTCAAAATCCGCCTATGATTCAGATCAACTTGACTATTTTGAAACTCTAGCTGTAAAGCTGCCAAAAATATTTATCAGTTATAAAAAATTTGCTGATACAAATTTTTACGTTCCAACTATCGAAGAATTGATCAATGATTATGACTTTCAAGAATTAAGCAGTTTCATCAGTGAAATAAATGAAGATCTAATTCATCCTAGCCTTTTAACGCTTACAAATAATGAAGTTAGAGTCGATGTTTCTGTAGTAGATGATTTTGAATTAAATAAAGGTGATTTTTCAAACAAATATCCAGAATTCCAGAATGCACTTTTTATTGATGAAAAAAATGGAACATTTAGAGTTTCGGGAGAAGTAGAAAAAATGTCTAAGTCTAAATACAATGTTGTAAGTCCAGATGATATCTGCAATCAGTACGGAGCAGACACCTTGAGGTTGTACGAGATGTTTTTAGGCCCGTTAGAGCAGGCCAAGCCATGGAATACAGCAGGAATTACGGGTGTTTATGGGTTTATAAAGAAACTTTGGAAGTTGTATCACAACGATGCTGGTTTTTCTGTAAGCGATGATAAAGCTTCTCCAGGCAGTAGGAAGACCTTGCATAAAGCCATCAAGAAAACTCAAGAAGATATTGAGAACTTCTCTTTTAATACGAGTGTGAGTAGTTTTATGATTGCTGTTAACGAATTGACGACTCAAAAATGCAACAGTCGTGAAGTATTAGAACCACTTGCTATTTTAGTATCACCATATGCACCGCATATCGCCGAGGAATTATGGTCTTTATTGGGTCATAAAGAGTCTATTAGTGAAGCCCCTTTCCCGATTTTTGATGAAAAGTATTTGGTAGAGAGCAGCAAGACCTATCCGATCTCGTTCAATGGCAAGATGAAGTTTACGCTGGATTTGCCAGTAGCCATTTCTAAAGACGAGTTGGAGAAATTGGTGCTCGCTAATGAGAAAGTGCAGGAGCAATTAGAAGGGAAGACGATGATTAAATCTATAGTGGTGCCAGGTAAAATTGTGAATTTCGTTATTAAACCCAACTGA
- a CDS encoding cell division protein FtsX: MSSPSSYQKRRLFSSYFWVVISLFLVLFMLGLQGFFLLNSQKLADYFREQVPMSIYFKDTAKEVEMRQLEKTLQMADYTKNAVFVSSEEGAQRTKEDLGEDFVAKLDGFNPIPNSIDVRLNAKFVTATEIQQIADDLAAKNYVQEVSYDKPLVSLLNENVKRISFWMLIVSGIFILIAFLLINSSIRLSVYAKRFTIKTMQMVGATKGFIRKPFILTSIKLGLVAALLALGLLAVVVYYADGFVPELEILKNYQMLAILFIGVLVFGILISLISTFFATTRYLNLKTDQLYY, encoded by the coding sequence ATGTCATCACCGTCCAGTTATCAAAAGCGTCGTTTGTTCAGCTCCTATTTTTGGGTGGTGATCAGTTTATTTTTAGTTCTTTTTATGCTGGGTCTCCAAGGCTTTTTCTTACTCAATAGCCAGAAACTAGCCGATTACTTCCGGGAACAAGTGCCTATGTCTATCTATTTTAAAGATACCGCTAAGGAAGTAGAAATGCGCCAACTCGAGAAAACGCTACAAATGGCCGATTATACTAAAAACGCTGTTTTTGTAAGTAGTGAAGAAGGTGCTCAACGCACTAAAGAAGATCTGGGAGAAGATTTTGTTGCTAAACTAGATGGGTTTAATCCGATTCCTAATTCTATAGACGTGCGATTGAACGCAAAATTTGTTACCGCAACAGAAATACAGCAAATCGCAGATGATCTAGCGGCAAAGAATTATGTTCAAGAAGTGAGTTATGATAAACCACTGGTTTCTTTACTCAACGAAAACGTAAAACGCATCTCTTTTTGGATGCTGATTGTTTCTGGAATTTTTATTCTTATTGCCTTTTTACTCATCAACAGCTCCATAAGGTTGAGCGTTTATGCCAAGCGATTTACCATAAAAACCATGCAAATGGTAGGTGCAACCAAAGGTTTTATACGCAAACCTTTTATCCTAACCAGCATTAAGCTAGGACTAGTTGCAGCACTACTAGCCTTAGGATTACTAGCCGTAGTTGTTTATTATGCCGACGGTTTTGTACCAGAATTAGAAATACTCAAGAACTATCAAATGCTTGCGATATTATTTATAGGCGTTTTAGTTTTCGGAATATTAATAAGTTTGATCAGTACTTTTTTTGCTACTACTCGTTATTTAAATCTGAAAACAGATCAGTTGTACTATTAA
- a CDS encoding DUF3098 domain-containing protein, whose product MKKGSNKESKSKAARSEEQPVVEDNVQPSFEFIFKKKNYLWMIIGLVVIALGFALMAGGGSEDPAVFNEAIFSWRRIRLAPMLVLAGFGIEMYAILLNPDKK is encoded by the coding sequence ATGAAAAAAGGAAGTAATAAAGAATCGAAATCTAAAGCTGCTCGCAGCGAAGAGCAACCAGTAGTAGAAGACAATGTCCAACCTAGTTTTGAATTTATTTTTAAAAAGAAAAATTATTTATGGATGATTATCGGTTTGGTGGTGATCGCATTAGGCTTTGCCCTTATGGCTGGTGGAGGCTCAGAAGATCCTGCTGTTTTTAACGAGGCTATTTTTTCATGGAGACGTATAAGACTGGCTCCTATGCTTGTTTTGGCTGGCTTTGGGATTGAGATGTATGCGATACTATTGAACCCAGATAAAAAGTAA
- a CDS encoding undecaprenyl-diphosphate phosphatase produces METFDAFVLGVIQGLTEFLPVSSSGHIELGKAILGTDIGNKEENLLFTVVVHFATALSTIIVFRKDIIALFKGFFSFKWNEETQFASKIVLSMVPAVIVGLLFEKELEKLFEGQIILVGFMLIITGLLLFLAGRAKRTEKGVSWKDAIIIGVSQAIAMLPGISRSGATISTSVLLGNDRTKAARFSFLMVVPLIFGKIAKDLLDVVKGDTVIESVSATPLIVGFFAAFIVGLLACTWMISLVRKAKLHYFSYYCFAVGVIAIVAGVMNS; encoded by the coding sequence ATGGAAACTTTTGACGCATTTGTATTAGGAGTTATTCAAGGACTAACAGAGTTTTTACCTGTTTCTTCCAGTGGACATATTGAGCTAGGAAAAGCAATTCTAGGAACTGATATAGGTAATAAAGAAGAAAATTTGCTCTTTACCGTAGTGGTTCATTTTGCTACCGCATTGAGTACGATTATCGTTTTTAGAAAAGATATTATAGCACTATTTAAAGGCTTTTTTTCCTTTAAATGGAATGAAGAAACTCAGTTTGCTTCTAAAATTGTCCTGTCTATGGTTCCTGCCGTTATTGTAGGATTGCTTTTTGAAAAGGAATTGGAAAAACTATTTGAAGGCCAGATTATTCTCGTAGGTTTTATGTTGATCATTACAGGATTATTATTGTTTCTCGCTGGTCGCGCCAAAAGAACTGAAAAAGGTGTCAGCTGGAAAGATGCGATAATCATAGGAGTGTCTCAAGCCATTGCTATGCTACCGGGAATCTCTAGAAGCGGTGCCACTATTTCTACCTCTGTACTTTTAGGAAATGACCGTACCAAAGCAGCTCGTTTCTCCTTCCTAATGGTCGTTCCCCTTATTTTTGGAAAAATTGCAAAGGATCTATTGGATGTTGTTAAGGGAGATACGGTGATCGAGTCCGTGTCTGCTACGCCATTAATTGTAGGTTTTTTTGCTGCATTTATCGTTGGCTTATTGGCCTGTACTTGGATGATATCACTGGTGCGCAAAGCAAAGCTTCATTATTTTTCCTACTACTGTTTTGCGGTAGGAGTTATAGCGATTGTTGCTGGGGTGATGAATTCTTAG
- a CDS encoding DinB family protein — MQKSLLLLCLCISSISIAQQPTFKGAFLEKWNNSRDYLIAVAEAMPEEHYDFKPTKRQRSFKEQMLHIRDNINWIDQSYFSKSEESGDKQDHTELNKAKIIELLRNTFDTAYRDIEACSETDLKENVRFFAGPKSKLQILNLLQDHVTHHRGQLLVYLNLKEVTPPRYSGW; from the coding sequence ATGCAAAAATCACTTCTACTCCTCTGTTTATGTATAAGCTCTATTTCCATAGCACAACAACCTACATTTAAAGGCGCATTCCTGGAGAAATGGAACAATTCCCGTGATTACCTCATCGCTGTAGCTGAAGCGATGCCAGAGGAGCATTACGACTTTAAACCTACCAAGAGGCAAAGATCTTTTAAGGAACAGATGCTTCATATTCGAGACAACATCAACTGGATCGATCAATCCTATTTCTCAAAATCTGAAGAAAGTGGAGATAAGCAGGATCATACTGAGCTGAATAAAGCAAAAATTATAGAGTTACTGCGCAACACTTTTGATACTGCTTACAGAGATATAGAGGCCTGCTCAGAAACAGATTTAAAGGAAAACGTTCGATTCTTTGCGGGTCCCAAATCAAAATTACAGATCTTAAATTTACTTCAAGATCATGTGACACATCACCGTGGCCAATTACTCGTTTATCTCAACCTTAAAGAAGTGACTCCTCCACGTTATAGCGGTTGGTGA
- a CDS encoding M16 family metallopeptidase, with protein MKKQLIFLMVLFLTGATAIAQIDRSVIPTSGPTPEINLGKPYTFELKNGLQVLVVTDKKLPTLNMNLDLNNPPVFEGDKAGVQSLTGSLIGKGSTETSKEEFNEKVDFLGANIFVGVGGGFAGGLSKYKNEIFDLFAEAAFKPNFTQKELDFEKSQAIEGLKSGENSAAAIADKVRGALVYGKDHPAGEFSTEETINSVTLEDVKKFYADYFKPSNGYLVITGDIEEKEAKKLVKKYFGDWEKGTAPEPVLTELADVSETQINLIDVPNAVQTELAILSLSELKMSDPDYYAVLVANYVFGGSFGSYLNMNLREENGYTYGARSNIGTGRNYKGTFSASAKVRNEVTDSAVVETFKELNRIRDEYVEDEMLATAKAKYLGNFIMQSEDKAVVASRSITIEKNDLDKDFYKNFIANIDKVTKEDVKRVANKYLSPDNLRIVLVGKAGDILEPLEKMTLNGKTVPIKFYDKDANETERPSTIEIPAGLTAQTVMDDYIKALGGKEAVSALSSTSYFAVYTAPMGELILDVKRAKGNKWNQTIKMGGNTLVKQTYADGKAMVSSNGGSQELTGEDAQPAVEDAMYFPELYTPEKATLAGAEMMGGNQVYVIKWSDSKKTFYDVKTGLMVGQESKVKAQGQEVSTMIQYSDYEETSGVKFPMTITQQMMGRDLAFKVQKVEVNTVKAADFE; from the coding sequence ATGAAAAAGCAACTTATATTTTTAATGGTACTGTTCCTTACTGGAGCTACTGCCATTGCACAAATAGATAGATCGGTAATACCTACTTCAGGTCCTACTCCGGAGATCAACTTAGGTAAACCATACACCTTTGAATTAAAGAATGGCCTTCAAGTTCTTGTAGTAACTGATAAAAAGTTACCAACCCTTAACATGAACCTAGACTTGAACAATCCTCCTGTTTTTGAAGGAGATAAAGCTGGTGTTCAATCTTTAACTGGTTCTTTAATCGGAAAAGGTTCTACAGAAACTTCTAAAGAAGAATTCAATGAAAAAGTAGACTTTTTAGGAGCTAATATTTTTGTAGGAGTAGGTGGTGGTTTCGCCGGAGGTCTTTCAAAATACAAAAACGAAATCTTTGACCTTTTTGCTGAGGCAGCTTTCAAACCTAATTTCACTCAAAAGGAATTGGATTTTGAAAAGTCTCAAGCTATTGAAGGATTAAAATCAGGGGAGAACAGTGCTGCTGCGATTGCTGATAAAGTACGAGGCGCCTTGGTTTACGGTAAAGATCACCCAGCTGGAGAGTTTTCTACAGAAGAAACCATCAATAGTGTAACTCTAGAGGACGTTAAGAAATTTTATGCTGATTACTTTAAGCCATCTAACGGTTACTTAGTGATTACAGGAGATATCGAGGAGAAGGAAGCAAAGAAACTGGTAAAGAAATACTTTGGAGATTGGGAAAAAGGAACTGCCCCAGAGCCGGTTCTTACTGAACTAGCTGATGTAAGCGAAACTCAAATCAACTTGATTGATGTGCCTAATGCAGTACAAACAGAGCTTGCTATACTGAGCCTTTCTGAATTAAAGATGAGCGACCCAGATTATTATGCTGTTCTTGTAGCTAACTATGTTTTTGGTGGTTCTTTCGGTTCTTACTTAAACATGAATTTGCGTGAAGAAAATGGATATACTTATGGAGCGCGTTCTAATATAGGAACGGGCAGAAACTACAAAGGAACCTTCTCGGCAAGTGCAAAGGTGCGTAATGAAGTAACAGATAGCGCCGTTGTAGAGACCTTTAAAGAATTGAATAGAATAAGAGATGAATATGTAGAAGATGAAATGCTTGCTACAGCAAAGGCAAAATACCTAGGTAATTTCATCATGCAATCTGAAGATAAAGCAGTTGTTGCTAGTCGTTCTATTACTATTGAAAAGAATGATTTAGATAAAGACTTCTACAAAAACTTTATTGCAAACATTGATAAAGTAACTAAGGAAGATGTAAAGCGTGTGGCAAATAAGTATTTAAGCCCAGATAACTTACGTATTGTGCTAGTAGGAAAAGCAGGAGATATCCTTGAGCCATTAGAAAAAATGACTTTGAACGGTAAAACAGTGCCTATTAAATTTTACGATAAAGATGCAAATGAGACAGAACGTCCATCTACAATTGAGATCCCGGCTGGATTAACCGCACAAACGGTAATGGATGACTATATCAAAGCATTAGGAGGTAAAGAAGCTGTATCAGCTTTGAGCTCTACTTCTTATTTTGCTGTTTATACAGCGCCTATGGGAGAGTTGATTCTTGACGTAAAACGCGCTAAAGGAAATAAGTGGAACCAAACTATTAAAATGGGAGGTAACACTCTGGTAAAACAAACCTATGCAGACGGTAAAGCAATGGTAAGCAGTAATGGCGGTAGTCAAGAGCTTACAGGAGAAGATGCACAGCCAGCGGTAGAAGATGCTATGTATTTCCCTGAATTGTATACTCCAGAAAAAGCAACTTTAGCTGGTGCTGAGATGATGGGTGGTAACCAAGTCTATGTCATCAAATGGTCAGACAGTAAAAAGACTTTTTACGATGTAAAAACAGGACTCATGGTAGGTCAAGAGTCTAAGGTAAAAGCACAAGGTCAGGAAGTAAGTACTATGATTCAGTACAGCGACTATGAAGAAACTAGCGGTGTAAAATTCCCGATGACCATCACACAACAAATGATGGGTAGAGACCTTGCATTCAAAGTCCAAAAAGTAGAAGTGAACACGGTTAAAGCCGCAGACTTCGAATAA